A genomic window from Gossypium hirsutum isolate 1008001.06 chromosome D12, Gossypium_hirsutum_v2.1, whole genome shotgun sequence includes:
- the LOC121224252 gene encoding cytosolic sulfotransferase 16 translates to MLAQQQFEAQPTNIILCSAPRTGTAWLKSLTFATITRTSFDDSTTPLLFKMPHDVVPFLELDHAHFSANRHLGIPLLATHALYSFLPTSIIDSGCKIIYICRDPKDTFVSMYHLFTRYAKSQNTQPIELDEAFELFCEGVSWYGPYWDHVLGYWNARLEHPDKFIFLKYEEMNEDIVLYLKKLAEFMGCPFSSEEQQKGVPEKIVKMCSFENLSNLEVNKSGKHREGQGNLGIENKIYFRKGKVEDWKNYLTPKMATRLDQITQQKLSSSGLSLN, encoded by the coding sequence ATGTTAGCTCAACAACAGTTTGAGGCTCAACCCACTAATATCATACTTTGTAGTGCTCCTAGAACCGGCACAGCCTGGTTAAAATCTCTCACTTTCGCCACTATTACAAGAACTTCATTCGATGATTCTACCACCCCTTTGCTTTTCAAGATGCCTCATGATGTTGTGCCTTTCTTGGAGCTTGATCATGCCCATTTTTCCGCTAATCGACATCTTGGAATTCCTCTCTTGGCCACTCATGCTCTTTATTCTTTCTTACCCACATCAATAATTGATTctggttgtaaaattatttacaTTTGCAGGGACCCCAAGGATACATTTGTTTCAATGTATCACCTCTTTACTAGGTATGCGAAATCCCAAAACACTCAACCCATTGAACTTGACGAAGCGTTTGAGTTATTTTGTGAAGGCGTAAGTTGGTACGGACCTTATTGGGACCATGTTCTGGGATACTGGAACGCAAGGTTGGAACATCCGGACAAGTTTATCTTCTTGAAATATGAAGAAATGAATGAAGATATTGTTTTGTATCTTAAGAAATTGGCAGAGTTTATGGGTTGTCCTTTCTCATCAGAGGAACAGCAAAAAGGGGTGCCTGAAAAGATTGTAAAGATGTGTAGTTTTGAGAATCTAAGCAACTTGGAAGTGAATAAAAGTGGGAAACATCGTGAAGGGCAAGGAAATTTGGGGATTGAAAACAAGATTTATTTTCGGAAAGGGAAGGTTGAAGATTGGAAGAATTATTTGACGCCTAAAATGGCCACACGGTTGGACCAAATAACTCAGCAAAAGTTAAGTAGCTCAGGTTTAAGTCTTAATTAA